The following coding sequences lie in one Lolium perenne isolate Kyuss_39 chromosome 2, Kyuss_2.0, whole genome shotgun sequence genomic window:
- the LOC127330528 gene encoding probable inactive receptor kinase At1g27190 has translation MSNLLLLLLFLAIAVKLTPASAQPAPASPVKEDDVRCLRGIEQSLKDPDGRLSSWTFTNTTPGAICKLAGVACWNRLESRALALSLSGFGLQGAVPSSLQYCRSTNTLDLSNNSLSGPIPPAFCDWLPFLVNLDLSGNRLSGPLPSELANCVFLNSLKLNGNTLSGQIPASLSRLSRLRSLHLSDNRLEGQIPPQLGAAFPNESFSGNPGLCGPPVSPRCGRGLGV, from the coding sequence ATGTCTAActtgctcctcctgctcctcttcCTGGCCATAGCCGTCAAACTGACGCCCGCCTCCGCGCAACCAGCACCGGCGTCACCAGTCAAGGAGGATGACGTGCGGTGCCTCCGCGGCATCGAGCAAAGCCTCAAAGACCCCGACGGCCGCCTCTCCTCCTGGACCTTCACCAACACCACGCCCGGCGCCATCTGCAAGCTCGCCGGCGTCGCCTGCTGGAACCGGCTGGAGTCGCGCGCCCTCGCCCTCTCCCTCTCCGGCTTCGGCCTCCAGGGTGCCGTACCCTCCTCGCTCCAGTACTGCCGGTCCACAAACACGCTGGACCTCTCCAACAACTCTCTCTCTGGGCCGATCCCGCCCGCGTTCTGCGACTGGCTCCCTTTCCTCGTCAACCTCGACCTCTCCGGCAACCGCCTCTCCGGCCCCCTCCCCTCCGAGCTCGCCAACTGCGTCTTCCTCAACTCGCTTAAGCTCAATGGCAACACCCTCTCTGGCCAGATCCCCGCATCTCTCTCGCGGCTGAGCCGCCTCAGGTCGCTCCACCTCTCTGACAACCGGCTCGAGGGCCAGATCCCGCCCCAGCTCGGCGCAGCCTTTCCAAACGAGTCCTTCTCCGGGAACCCTGGTTTGTGCGGACCTCCGGTTTCCCCGCGCTGCGGCCGCGGGCTTGGTGTATAA